A genomic region of Phenylobacterium parvum contains the following coding sequences:
- a CDS encoding AAA family ATPase, protein MTDGAKQKETPAGLASVEAVTQMLAGTGYIATPEIATAVYLAHHLRKPVLIEGPAGVGKTDLARSVAIGLDQPLIRMQCYEGLDESKALYEWKYGKQLLYTQILKDKIGHLVEDADSLDEALHKLTGFQDIFFSRDFLEPRPLLKAMEQSTGSVLLIDEIDKSDEEFEALLLEVLSDYQVTVPEIGTIAAQVPPLVVLTSNATRELGDALKRRCLHLHIDFPDADLEARIVRTRVPEVTERLLERLVDFVQAVRGENIRKLPSISETIDWARTLILLHADSLDPALVRSTLNVILKRQSDIAEVAGKVEALLAGGDKASR, encoded by the coding sequence ATGACGGACGGGGCGAAGCAGAAGGAGACGCCAGCGGGCCTGGCCTCGGTGGAGGCGGTGACGCAGATGCTGGCGGGGACCGGCTACATCGCCACGCCGGAGATCGCCACGGCGGTCTACCTGGCCCACCACCTGCGCAAGCCTGTCCTCATCGAAGGCCCCGCCGGGGTCGGCAAGACCGACCTCGCCCGCTCGGTCGCCATCGGCCTGGACCAGCCCCTGATCCGGATGCAGTGCTACGAGGGCCTGGACGAGTCCAAGGCCCTGTACGAGTGGAAGTACGGCAAGCAGCTCCTCTACACCCAGATCCTGAAGGACAAGATCGGCCACCTGGTCGAGGACGCCGACAGCCTGGACGAGGCCCTGCACAAGCTGACCGGCTTCCAGGACATCTTCTTCTCCCGGGACTTCCTCGAGCCGCGGCCCCTCCTGAAGGCCATGGAGCAGTCGACCGGCTCGGTCCTGCTGATCGACGAGATCGACAAGTCCGACGAGGAGTTCGAGGCCCTGCTGCTGGAGGTGCTGTCGGACTACCAGGTGACCGTGCCGGAGATCGGCACCATCGCCGCCCAAGTGCCGCCCCTGGTGGTGCTGACCTCCAACGCCACGCGGGAGCTGGGCGACGCCCTGAAGCGCCGCTGCCTGCACCTCCACATCGACTTCCCCGATGCGGACCTGGAGGCGCGGATCGTCCGCACACGGGTGCCCGAGGTGACCGAGCGGCTGCTGGAGCGGCTGGTCGACTTCGTCCAGGCGGTGCGGGGCGAGAACATCCGCAAGCTGCCGTCGATCAGCGAGACCATCGACTGGGCCCGGACCCTGATCCTGCTGCACGCGGACTCCCTGGACCCGGCCCTGGTGCGCTCGACCCTCAATGTCATCCTCAAGCGCCAGTCGGACATCGCCGAGGTGGCGGGCAAGGTGGAGGCCCTGCTGGCGGGCGGGGACAAGGCCAGCCGCTGA
- a CDS encoding vWA domain-containing protein: protein MERTLTRYIRALRSAGAGVSTTEAMDAARTVDVVGWEDRGVLKTALGTVLAKSVEEKAIHEQLFELYFSREAASAAAAEGQPGEGGDPDTGRPGDGEAGADPQSGDAEGGEGGEGGDPVEALSALAQGKNPGQLAMALERAAAAAGVDEIRFATQSGYFVRKMMEQMGVEALEARLMEALSRRTPEGEAEAEGLIGTRSALQKQARAFVEARFEIYGKSAQDAFMNEILAERSFGALGRSDTERMRALVERMAKRLAVRHARRRKVKDRGRLDVRRTLRANAGHDGVPFDIIWKIRRKDRPKIVAVCDVSGSVAQYVRFLLLFLHALKEKVTDLETFAFSAHLADVSRPLETLPFETAMRAIVDEVGSGGTDYGAAFLELDRDFGEVIDRRTTVLVLGDGRSNYSNPRLDVFKQIADQAKRLVWLCPEPATNWGSGDSCLLEYRPFCTLLTHCSTVTDLERALDEILMAYD from the coding sequence ATGGAGCGGACCCTCACCCGCTACATCCGCGCCCTCCGGTCCGCCGGCGCCGGGGTCTCGACCACCGAGGCCATGGATGCGGCGCGGACCGTGGATGTCGTGGGCTGGGAGGACCGGGGCGTCCTGAAGACCGCCCTGGGGACGGTTCTGGCCAAGTCCGTCGAGGAAAAGGCCATCCACGAACAGCTGTTCGAACTCTACTTCAGCCGGGAAGCGGCCTCGGCCGCCGCGGCGGAGGGACAGCCCGGCGAAGGCGGCGATCCCGACACCGGACGACCCGGCGACGGGGAGGCCGGCGCGGATCCCCAGTCCGGTGACGCCGAGGGAGGTGAAGGCGGCGAGGGGGGCGATCCTGTGGAGGCCCTGTCGGCGCTGGCGCAGGGCAAGAACCCCGGACAACTGGCCATGGCCCTGGAGCGGGCCGCCGCCGCCGCAGGGGTGGACGAGATCCGCTTCGCCACCCAGTCGGGATATTTCGTCCGCAAGATGATGGAGCAGATGGGCGTCGAGGCCCTGGAGGCCCGGCTCATGGAGGCCCTCTCCCGGCGCACCCCCGAGGGCGAGGCGGAGGCCGAGGGGCTGATCGGGACGCGCTCGGCCCTGCAGAAACAGGCCCGCGCCTTCGTCGAGGCCCGGTTCGAGATCTACGGGAAGTCGGCGCAGGACGCCTTCATGAACGAGATCCTGGCCGAACGCAGCTTCGGCGCCCTGGGGCGCAGCGACACCGAGCGCATGCGGGCTCTGGTCGAGCGCATGGCCAAGCGGCTGGCGGTGCGGCACGCCCGTCGCCGGAAGGTGAAGGACCGGGGGCGGCTGGACGTCCGCCGCACCCTAAGGGCCAACGCCGGGCACGACGGCGTGCCCTTCGACATCATCTGGAAGATCCGGCGCAAGGACCGGCCCAAGATCGTGGCGGTCTGCGACGTCTCTGGCTCGGTGGCCCAGTATGTCCGCTTCCTCCTGCTCTTCCTCCACGCCCTGAAGGAAAAGGTCACCGACCTCGAGACCTTCGCCTTCTCGGCCCACCTGGCCGATGTCAGCCGGCCGCTGGAGACCCTGCCCTTCGAGACCGCCATGCGGGCCATCGTCGACGAGGTGGGCTCGGGCGGGACCGACTATGGCGCGGCCTTCCTCGAGCTCGACCGTGACTTCGGCGAGGTCATCGACCGACGGACCACCGTGCTGGTGCTGGGCGACGGCCGCTCGAACTATTCGAACCCCCGCCTGGACGTCTTCAAGCAGATCGCCGACCAGGCCAAGCGGCTGGTCTGGCTGTGCCCGGAGCCGGCGACGAACTGGGGGTCGGGAGACAGCTGCCTCCTGGAATACCGGCCCTTCTGCACCCTGCTCACCCACTGCTCGACCGTCACCGACCTGGAGCGGGCGCTCGACGAAATCCTGATGGCCTACGACTAG
- a CDS encoding SDR family oxidoreductase: MKVQGKIIIVTGGADGIGAALCRRFAREGAAHVAVVDLNAEGAAKVAAEIGGSSFGVDVSDPAAVEAMVRAVEAAHGRIDLFCQNAGVGGGEPDPDNAASAPDAVWNRAWGVNVMAHVYGARAALPGMIARGEGYILNTVSAAGLLSQIGSAVYSTTKHAAIGFAESLAIAQGDLGIKVSVLCPQGVDTAMLRAGGGQEQPQNLDGVLSPDDVAEAVVKGLEAESFLILPHEIVRTYMQRKTADYDRWLGGMRRLRSKVLGRA; encoded by the coding sequence ATGAAGGTTCAGGGAAAGATCATCATCGTCACCGGCGGCGCCGATGGCATCGGCGCGGCCCTCTGCCGGCGCTTCGCCCGGGAGGGGGCGGCCCACGTGGCCGTGGTCGACCTCAACGCCGAGGGCGCGGCGAAGGTGGCCGCCGAGATCGGCGGCTCGTCCTTTGGCGTGGACGTCTCGGACCCGGCGGCCGTGGAGGCGATGGTCCGGGCGGTGGAGGCCGCGCACGGGCGTATCGACCTCTTCTGCCAGAACGCCGGCGTGGGCGGCGGTGAGCCGGACCCCGACAACGCCGCCTCGGCGCCGGACGCGGTCTGGAACCGGGCCTGGGGCGTCAATGTCATGGCCCATGTCTACGGCGCCCGCGCCGCCCTGCCCGGCATGATCGCCCGGGGCGAGGGCTACATCCTGAACACCGTTTCGGCGGCGGGCCTGCTGTCGCAGATCGGCAGCGCCGTCTACTCCACCACCAAGCACGCGGCCATCGGCTTTGCTGAGAGCCTGGCCATCGCCCAGGGCGACCTGGGGATCAAGGTCTCGGTCCTCTGCCCCCAGGGCGTGGATACGGCCATGCTGAGGGCCGGCGGCGGGCAGGAGCAGCCCCAGAACCTGGATGGGGTCCTGTCGCCTGACGACGTGGCTGAGGCGGTGGTGAAGGGACTGGAGGCCGAGAGCTTCCTGATCCTGCCCCACGAGATCGTCCGCACCTACATGCAGCGCAAGACGGCCGACTATGACCGCTGGCTGGGCGGCATGCGCAGGCTGCGGTCGAAAGTGCTGGGCCGGGCCTGA
- a CDS encoding DUF6644 family protein, protein MSLYALCEAIEATALSAAIRESLWLFPVIEAVHLVGLAILGGSLFVVDLRLMGAGLTRQSIAEVEQGARAWFLGALTLMLTTGVLLGISEAVKLYDRPAFFLKMITLTLGLLLAFTARRALIARNPRGGAFSFAVGALSTCLWLTTAVAGRWIGFS, encoded by the coding sequence ATGAGCCTGTACGCCCTCTGCGAGGCCATCGAGGCCACGGCCCTGTCGGCTGCGATCCGGGAGTCCCTCTGGCTCTTCCCGGTGATCGAGGCGGTCCACCTTGTGGGCCTCGCCATCCTGGGCGGCTCGCTCTTCGTGGTCGACCTGAGGCTGATGGGCGCGGGCCTGACCCGCCAGTCCATCGCCGAGGTGGAGCAGGGCGCCCGAGCCTGGTTCCTGGGGGCCCTGACCCTTATGCTGACGACCGGCGTGCTTCTCGGGATCTCCGAGGCGGTGAAGCTCTATGACCGGCCGGCCTTTTTCCTGAAGATGATCACCCTGACCCTTGGCCTGCTGCTGGCCTTCACGGCCCGCCGGGCCCTGATCGCGCGCAATCCCCGCGGCGGAGCCTTCAGCTTCGCCGTCGGCGCCCTCTCGACCTGCCTGTGGCTGACCACGGCCGTGGCGGGCCGCTGGATCGGCTTCTCCTGA
- a CDS encoding DUF6644 family protein — translation MIDAFVAWLATTPGSIALHESLYMYAIVETTHVVSITLFVGTIAMIDLRVLGLALGRVPVSQVLRRLLPWTVLGFVILIVTGALLFYAIPERTFHSFWFRAKMLLLLLAGLNVWRFHRAYGLSPGAWDMGPAPARARFSALASLCLWIGVIFFGRFIAYNWFDCDKPQPAFISAVSACRSFTP, via the coding sequence ATGATTGACGCCTTCGTCGCCTGGCTGGCCACAACGCCCGGGAGCATTGCGCTTCACGAGTCGCTGTACATGTACGCCATCGTGGAGACGACCCACGTGGTGTCCATCACCCTGTTCGTGGGAACGATCGCCATGATCGACCTGAGGGTGCTGGGCCTGGCCCTCGGTCGGGTTCCCGTGTCCCAGGTCCTGCGCCGGCTCCTTCCCTGGACGGTCCTGGGCTTCGTCATCCTGATCGTAACCGGGGCGCTGCTGTTCTACGCCATCCCCGAGCGCACCTTCCACAGCTTCTGGTTCCGGGCGAAGATGCTTCTGCTGTTGCTGGCGGGGCTGAACGTCTGGCGCTTCCACAGGGCCTACGGCCTCTCTCCGGGGGCGTGGGACATGGGGCCGGCCCCGGCCCGCGCCCGCTTCTCGGCCCTGGCCTCCCTGTGCCTCTGGATCGGCGTGATCTTCTTCGGCCGGTTCATCGCCTACAACTGGTTCGACTGCGACAAGCCCCAGCCGGCCTTCATCTCCGCGGTTTCCGCCTGCCGGAGCTTCACGCCATGA
- a CDS encoding DUF6152 family protein, with translation MIQSPSKALAALAAVAGLSIAGVAGEADAHHAFAAEFDGNAPVLLRGTVTKVEWINPHAWVHVAVPKAGGGAQVWMVEGGTPNTLLRSGLSRDSLKPGTAVIVRGYQSKDKACAPACKANGRDVTFTDGRRVFMGSSGTGAPKDGADPGDRRR, from the coding sequence ATGATCCAGAGCCCCTCGAAAGCCCTCGCCGCCCTCGCCGCCGTCGCGGGACTGTCCATCGCCGGCGTTGCGGGTGAGGCCGACGCCCACCACGCCTTCGCCGCCGAGTTCGATGGCAACGCCCCGGTCCTGCTGCGCGGGACGGTCACCAAGGTCGAGTGGATCAACCCCCACGCCTGGGTCCATGTCGCGGTTCCCAAGGCCGGCGGCGGCGCGCAGGTCTGGATGGTCGAGGGCGGCACGCCCAACACCCTTCTCCGTTCCGGCCTTTCTCGGGACTCCCTCAAGCCCGGGACCGCTGTGATCGTCAGGGGTTACCAGTCCAAGGACAAGGCCTGCGCCCCGGCCTGCAAGGCCAACGGGCGCGACGTGACTTTCACGGATGGCCGTCGGGTCTTCATGGGCTCCTCCGGCACCGGGGCGCCCAAGGATGGCGCGGATCCCGGTGATCGTCGTCGCTAG
- a CDS encoding 3-hydroxyacyl-CoA dehydrogenase NAD-binding domain-containing protein: MTAINPVTDLSMDGDVAVITLNSPPVNALSANVREGLFEGFKAATADPAAKAIVLICEGRTFIAGADITEFGGASRGPSLFDVQEMMENAPKPVIAAIHGTALGGGLEVALVAHYRVAVPSARLGLPEVNLGLLPGAGGTQRLPRVAGPEKALEMMTSGRHAPAKEALEMGLVDELAEEGKLREAAVAFARRCVAENKPLVRVRDNNSKVEAARGKPEIFEAFRKANARKFRGFLAPEYNIRCIEAAVNLPFDEGLAVERKLFGELVTGSQSAAQRYSFFAERQAQKIPDVPDDTPLIPVKSVGIIGAGTMGGGIAMNFANVGIAVTIVEVQKEALERGLKVIRGNYERTASRGGITAAQVEERMALITGSLDMNDLAPVDLVIEAVFERMDVKKDIFTKLDAICKPGAILATNTSGLNIDEIASVTKRPEAVIGLHFFSPANVMKLLEIVRADHTSKSVIATSMKLAKQIGKIAALVGVCPGFVGNRILAQRQREAQKLVMEGAMPWDIDRVLYDFGFPMGPFAMSDLAGLDIGWVKERSKGESIRDVLCEMDRRGQKTGAGYYDYDENRNAKPSPVTEKIINDFIVKTGSNPRTVSDEEILERCIYPMINEGVKILEEGKAIRSSDIDVVWQNGYGWPVYRGGPMWYGDQIGAAKVLEKMKEFQAKMGDDFKPAALLEKLVAEGKKFSDL, encoded by the coding sequence ATGACCGCCATCAATCCGGTGACCGACCTTTCGATGGACGGCGACGTCGCCGTCATCACCCTCAACTCGCCGCCCGTGAACGCGCTGTCGGCCAATGTGCGCGAGGGTCTCTTCGAGGGCTTCAAGGCCGCGACCGCCGACCCGGCCGCCAAGGCCATCGTGCTGATCTGCGAAGGCCGCACCTTCATCGCCGGCGCCGACATCACCGAGTTCGGCGGCGCCTCGCGCGGGCCGTCGCTGTTCGACGTCCAGGAGATGATGGAGAACGCGCCCAAGCCGGTGATCGCCGCCATCCACGGCACCGCCCTCGGCGGCGGCCTGGAGGTCGCCCTGGTCGCCCACTACCGCGTCGCGGTCCCCTCGGCCCGCCTGGGCCTGCCCGAGGTGAACCTCGGCCTCCTGCCGGGCGCCGGCGGCACCCAGCGCCTGCCCCGGGTGGCCGGGCCCGAGAAGGCCCTCGAGATGATGACCTCGGGCCGCCACGCCCCCGCCAAGGAAGCCCTTGAGATGGGCCTGGTCGACGAGCTGGCCGAGGAAGGCAAGCTGCGCGAGGCCGCCGTGGCCTTCGCCCGCCGCTGCGTGGCCGAGAACAAGCCCCTGGTGCGGGTGCGCGACAACAACTCCAAGGTCGAGGCCGCCCGCGGCAAGCCCGAGATCTTCGAGGCCTTCCGCAAGGCCAACGCCCGGAAGTTCCGCGGCTTCCTGGCGCCCGAGTACAACATCCGCTGCATCGAGGCGGCGGTGAACCTGCCCTTCGACGAAGGCCTGGCCGTCGAGCGCAAGCTGTTCGGCGAGCTGGTCACCGGCTCGCAGTCGGCCGCCCAGCGGTATTCCTTCTTCGCCGAGCGCCAGGCCCAGAAGATCCCGGACGTGCCGGACGACACCCCCCTGATCCCGGTGAAGTCGGTGGGCATCATCGGCGCCGGCACCATGGGCGGCGGCATCGCGATGAACTTCGCCAATGTCGGCATCGCGGTCACCATCGTCGAGGTCCAGAAGGAAGCCCTGGAGCGTGGCCTGAAGGTCATCCGCGGCAACTACGAGCGCACGGCGTCCCGCGGCGGCATCACCGCCGCCCAGGTCGAGGAGCGCATGGCCCTGATCACGGGCTCGCTGGACATGAACGACCTGGCCCCGGTCGACCTGGTCATCGAGGCGGTGTTCGAGCGCATGGACGTGAAGAAGGACATCTTCACCAAGCTGGACGCCATCTGCAAGCCGGGCGCCATCCTGGCCACAAACACCTCGGGCCTGAACATCGACGAGATCGCCTCGGTGACCAAGCGCCCCGAGGCGGTGATCGGCCTGCACTTCTTCTCGCCCGCCAACGTGATGAAGCTGCTGGAAATCGTCCGCGCCGACCACACCTCCAAGTCGGTCATCGCCACCTCGATGAAGCTGGCCAAGCAGATCGGCAAGATCGCCGCCCTGGTCGGCGTCTGCCCGGGCTTCGTCGGCAACCGCATCCTGGCCCAGCGCCAGCGCGAGGCCCAGAAGCTGGTCATGGAAGGCGCCATGCCCTGGGATATCGACCGGGTGCTCTATGACTTCGGCTTCCCCATGGGCCCCTTCGCCATGAGCGACCTGGCCGGCCTGGACATCGGCTGGGTCAAGGAACGCTCGAAGGGCGAGAGCATCCGCGACGTCCTGTGCGAGATGGACCGTCGCGGCCAGAAGACCGGGGCGGGCTATTACGACTACGACGAGAACCGCAACGCCAAGCCGAGCCCGGTGACCGAGAAGATCATCAACGACTTCATCGTCAAGACCGGCTCCAACCCGCGGACCGTCAGCGACGAGGAGATCCTCGAGCGCTGCATCTACCCGATGATCAACGAGGGCGTGAAGATCCTCGAGGAGGGCAAGGCCATCCGGTCCTCCGACATCGATGTGGTCTGGCAGAACGGTTACGGCTGGCCCGTCTATCGCGGCGGCCCCATGTGGTACGGCGACCAGATCGGCGCGGCCAAGGTCCTGGAGAAGATGAAGGAATTCCAGGCCAAGATGGGCGACGACTTCAAGCCCGCCGCCCTGCTCGAGAAGCTGGTGGCCGAGGGCAAGAAGTTCTCCGACCTCTGA
- a CDS encoding MFS transporter, whose protein sequence is MASEARNDRMIVGAASAGTVFEWYDFYLYGSLTAFISLHFFSGVNETTGFILALMAFAAGFAVRPFGAIVFGRLGDLWGRKNTFLVTMLLMGLSTFAVGLLPDYSQIGIAAPILLVLLRLLQGLALGGEYGGAATYVAEHAPDGKRGLYTSWIQTTATLGLFLSLVVIILVRTQVGEDAFKAWGWRIPFLVSAVLLALSMWIRLKLNESPVFQKMVDEGRTSKKPLTEAFADRANLKLILLALVGLTAGQAVVWYTGQFYSLFFLEKTLKVDGLTTNALVATALLIGTPFFVVFGWLSDKIGRKPIILAGCLLAVLTYFPIFKALTHAANPALAAASASAPVTVIADPADCAFQFDPIGKKAFASSCDIAKSALASAGVSYRNESAPAGALARVRVGQAEIASIDGRSLTGKALADARAAWTKSLSATLAGAGYPAKADPARINKPLVVGLLTLLVLYVTMVYGPVAAALVEMFPARIRYTSMSLPYHIGNGWFGGFLPATAFAMVAASGDIYRGLWYPIVIAAITLVAGGFFLREMRGAPID, encoded by the coding sequence ATGGCGAGCGAGGCGCGGAATGACCGGATGATCGTGGGGGCGGCCTCCGCCGGCACGGTCTTCGAGTGGTACGACTTCTACCTCTACGGTTCGCTGACCGCCTTCATCAGCCTTCACTTCTTTTCCGGTGTGAACGAGACCACGGGCTTCATCCTGGCCCTGATGGCCTTCGCGGCGGGATTCGCCGTCCGGCCCTTCGGGGCCATCGTCTTCGGACGTCTCGGCGACCTCTGGGGCCGAAAGAACACCTTCCTGGTCACAATGCTTCTCATGGGGCTGTCGACCTTCGCGGTGGGCCTCCTGCCCGACTACAGTCAGATCGGGATCGCAGCGCCGATCCTGCTGGTGCTCCTGCGCCTGCTGCAGGGCCTGGCCCTGGGCGGCGAGTACGGCGGCGCAGCCACCTACGTGGCCGAGCACGCGCCGGACGGCAAGCGCGGCCTCTACACCAGCTGGATCCAGACCACGGCCACCCTGGGCCTCTTCCTGTCCCTGGTGGTCATCATCCTGGTCAGGACCCAGGTCGGCGAAGACGCCTTCAAGGCGTGGGGATGGCGGATCCCCTTCCTCGTCTCCGCCGTCCTGCTGGCCCTGTCCATGTGGATCCGGCTGAAGCTCAACGAGAGCCCGGTCTTCCAGAAGATGGTCGATGAGGGCCGGACCTCGAAGAAGCCGCTGACCGAGGCCTTCGCCGACCGGGCGAACCTGAAGCTCATCCTGCTGGCCCTGGTGGGTTTGACCGCTGGCCAGGCGGTGGTCTGGTATACGGGCCAGTTCTACAGCCTCTTCTTCCTGGAAAAGACGCTGAAGGTGGACGGCCTGACCACCAACGCCCTGGTGGCGACCGCCCTGCTGATCGGAACGCCCTTCTTCGTGGTCTTCGGCTGGCTGTCGGACAAGATCGGCCGCAAGCCCATAATCCTGGCCGGCTGCCTCCTGGCGGTGCTGACCTATTTCCCGATCTTCAAGGCCCTGACACACGCCGCCAACCCCGCCCTCGCGGCGGCCAGCGCCTCGGCGCCGGTGACGGTGATCGCCGATCCGGCGGACTGCGCCTTCCAGTTCGATCCCATCGGCAAGAAGGCCTTCGCCTCGTCCTGCGATATCGCCAAGTCCGCCCTGGCCAGCGCCGGGGTCAGCTACCGAAACGAGTCGGCGCCGGCGGGCGCCCTGGCCCGGGTCCGGGTCGGTCAGGCCGAGATCGCCTCCATCGACGGTCGCAGCCTGACCGGCAAGGCGCTTGCGGACGCCCGGGCGGCCTGGACGAAGTCCCTCTCCGCCACCCTCGCCGGGGCGGGGTATCCGGCCAAGGCCGACCCGGCCCGCATCAACAAGCCCCTGGTGGTCGGCCTGCTCACCCTGCTCGTCCTGTACGTCACCATGGTCTACGGACCTGTCGCCGCCGCCCTGGTGGAAATGTTCCCGGCCCGGATCCGCTACACCTCGATGTCCCTGCCCTACCACATCGGCAATGGCTGGTTCGGCGGCTTCCTGCCGGCCACCGCCTTCGCCATGGTGGCGGCCTCGGGCGACATCTACCGGGGCCTTTGGTACCCCATCGTCATCGCGGCGATCACCCTGGTCGCCGGCGGCTTCTTCCTGCGGGAGATGCGCGGGGCTCCCATCGACTGA
- a CDS encoding tetratricopeptide repeat protein, with the protein MEVASRKAIGLIALLATGRDGERTRQFLQDKLWGSRESSQAQTSLRRELSNLRKILADEPEPLLFTEGARVRLNLPKIAFDIPVPGAANEDERPEPRGIAEFLEGLDLPGEEGFEDWLREQRALIQAQSSAWEAPGAYDPAPPLPVHLVDLTQPAPGFEGRPALAVLKFQNQTSDPALDFAAEGISEDLIDQMSRLRWLPVIARSSSFSQDLATTDAKQVGQGLGARYLVEGRLRAAAKGFQLAISTIDSENGQVIWSERFGLPDSLSNESLAPVLNGLTAVLGARIDHAEQSRAVARPSTSRDVNTLIWRGRWHLNRMSRADSRAARELFDEALAREPENPEVLVQAAWSMGWNIWAERISPEEMGVWTRLARRAMQAAPEDGRAHAVLGAAEMFQRNNAPAIRLFRRAIELNPSLPQAHAFIGSALNLAGRPDEAQGSLRTSLRLSPNDPFVFHTLGELATSYCMSGKWEEAVDLAEQSLIRRPGYWLAHLVKVNALARSGEAKASKDAALQMMEQCRGFSEADIDWLPYVDPDWNGYFKEGLRRALEGCETGTP; encoded by the coding sequence GTGGAAGTCGCAAGCAGGAAGGCGATCGGGCTTATCGCCCTCCTGGCCACGGGCCGGGATGGCGAACGTACGCGCCAGTTCCTCCAGGACAAGCTCTGGGGCTCGCGGGAATCCAGCCAGGCCCAGACCAGCCTGCGCCGGGAGCTGTCAAACCTGCGCAAGATCCTCGCCGACGAACCCGAGCCCCTGCTCTTCACCGAAGGGGCGAGGGTCCGGCTGAATCTTCCGAAGATCGCGTTCGATATCCCGGTCCCCGGCGCCGCGAACGAGGATGAGCGCCCTGAACCGAGGGGCATCGCCGAGTTCCTTGAAGGCCTCGATCTTCCGGGGGAAGAAGGTTTCGAGGACTGGCTGAGGGAGCAGCGCGCCCTGATCCAGGCCCAGTCGTCCGCCTGGGAGGCGCCCGGCGCCTACGACCCCGCCCCGCCGCTTCCGGTCCACCTCGTGGACCTGACGCAACCTGCGCCCGGCTTTGAGGGACGGCCGGCCCTGGCGGTCCTGAAGTTCCAGAACCAGACCTCGGACCCCGCGCTGGACTTCGCGGCCGAGGGCATCAGCGAAGACCTCATCGACCAGATGTCCCGGCTGCGCTGGCTGCCGGTCATCGCCCGGAGCTCCAGCTTCAGCCAGGACCTCGCCACCACTGACGCCAAGCAGGTGGGTCAGGGCCTGGGCGCAAGATACCTGGTCGAGGGGCGGCTGCGCGCCGCCGCCAAGGGCTTCCAGCTGGCGATATCGACCATCGACTCCGAAAACGGCCAGGTGATCTGGTCCGAGCGCTTCGGCCTTCCGGACAGCCTCTCCAACGAAAGCCTCGCGCCTGTCCTGAACGGCCTGACTGCGGTCCTGGGGGCCCGGATCGACCACGCGGAACAGTCGAGGGCGGTGGCGAGGCCATCGACAAGCCGGGACGTGAACACCCTGATCTGGCGGGGCCGCTGGCACCTCAACCGCATGTCCAGGGCGGACTCCCGGGCCGCTCGCGAGCTCTTCGACGAGGCCCTGGCGCGGGAGCCGGAAAACCCCGAGGTCCTGGTTCAGGCCGCCTGGAGCATGGGTTGGAACATCTGGGCGGAACGGATCAGTCCCGAGGAAATGGGCGTCTGGACGCGCCTGGCCCGGCGAGCCATGCAGGCGGCCCCCGAGGATGGCCGCGCTCACGCCGTGCTGGGCGCGGCGGAGATGTTCCAGAGGAACAATGCGCCGGCGATCCGGCTCTTCCGGCGGGCCATCGAGCTGAATCCCAGCCTGCCACAGGCCCACGCCTTCATTGGGTCGGCGCTGAACCTCGCCGGACGGCCCGACGAGGCCCAAGGCAGCCTCCGGACTTCCCTCCGTCTCAGCCCGAACGACCCCTTCGTCTTCCATACGCTTGGCGAACTGGCCACCTCGTATTGCATGTCGGGGAAGTGGGAGGAGGCGGTTGACCTGGCCGAGCAGTCGCTCATCCGGCGACCGGGCTACTGGCTGGCGCACCTGGTGAAGGTCAACGCCCTCGCCCGCAGCGGCGAGGCGAAGGCGTCGAAGGATGCGGCGCTACAGATGATGGAACAGTGCCGGGGCTTCAGTGAGGCGGACATCGACTGGCTGCCTTACGTGGACCCGGACTGGAATGGGTATTTCAAGGAAGGCCTCAGGCGGGCGTTGGAGGGGTGTGAGACCGGGACGCCATAG